In Amia ocellicauda isolate fAmiCal2 chromosome 5, fAmiCal2.hap1, whole genome shotgun sequence, a genomic segment contains:
- the exoc7 gene encoding exocyst complex component 7 isoform X6, with protein MIPTEDASARKREIEEKLKQEQDTLSFIRDNLEKSDQLTKGMVSILSSFESRLMQLENSIIPVHKQTENLQRLQDNVDKTLSCLDHVISYYHVAKDTDKIIKEGPAGRLEEYLACIAKIQKAVEYFQDNNPDSPELNTVKARFEKGKELLEAEFRSLLTRYSKPVPPILILDLIGGDEELDVQEEVTLEHLPEAVLQDIICISGWLVEYGRNQDFMNVYFQIRSSQLDRSIKGLKEHFRKSSSSSGVLYSPAVQNKRKDTPTKKPPKRPGKDDVLDIEIDSYIHCISAFVKLAQSEYQLLTDIIPEHHQKKTFDSLIQEALDNLMLEGDNIVSAARRAIMRHDYSAVLTIFPILRHLKQTKPEFDQVLQGTAASTKNKLPTLITSMETIGAKALEEFADSIKNDPDKEYNMPKDGTVHELTSNAILFLQQLLDFQETAGAMLASQETSSSASSYSSEFSRRLLSTYICKVLGNLQLNLLSKSKVYEDSALSAIFLHNNYNYILKSLEKSELIQLVAVTHKKAETSYRELIEQQIQTYQRSWFKVTEYLTDRNMPAFQPGTKLKDKERQMIKDKFKGFNDGLEELCKIQKVWAIPDKDQRDAIRQAQKRMVSEAYRAFLQRYANIQFTKNPEKYHKYRPEHVEEMIERLFDTSA; from the exons ATGATCCCGACGGAGGATGCATCCGCCAGGAAAAGGGAAATAGAGGAGAAACTGAAACAG GAACAGGATACATTATCATTTATCCGTGATAACTTGGAGAAGAGTGATCAGTTGACCAAAGGCATG GTGTCCATCTTGTCCTCGTTCGAGAGCCGCCTCATGCAGCTGGAGAACTCCATCATCCCTGTGCACAAGCAGACTGAGAATCTGCAGCGCCTGCAGGACAACGTGGACAAGaccctctcctgcctggaccaTGTGATCAGCTACTACCACGTAGCAAAAGACACGGACAAGATCATAAAGGAAGG ACCTGCAGGCAGACTCGAGGAGTATCTGGCTTGTATCGCCAAAATCCAGAAAGCAGTGGAATATTTTCAGGACAACAATCCTGACAGCCCAGAGCTCAACACGGTG AAAGCTCGGTTCGAGAAGGGCAAGGAGCTGCTGGAGGCTGAGTTTCGGAGCCTTCTGACCCGCTACAGCAAACCCGTGCCTCCCATCCTCATCCTCGACTTGATTGGTGGGGACGAGGAGCTGGACGTCCAGGAGGAGGTCACCCTTGAGCACCTGCCCGAGGCCGTGCTGCAGGACATCATCTGCATCTCCGGCTGGCTCGTAGAGTATGGCCGCAACCAGG ACTTCATGAACGTGTATTTCCAGATCAGGTCCAGCCAGCTGGACCGCTCCATAAAGGGGCTAAAGGAACATTTTCGCAAGAGCAGCTCCTCCTCTGGTGTGCTGTACTCTCCGGCGGTGCAGAACAAGCGCAAGGACACACCCACCAAGAAACCCCCCAAGAGACCAG GCAAAGATGACGTCCTGGACATTGAGATCGATTCCTATATCCACTGCATCAGTGCCTTTGTGAAGCTGGCCCAGAGCGAGTACCAGCTGCTCACCGACATCATCCCTGAACACCACCAGAAGAAGACCTTTGACTCCCTCATCCAG GAGGCTCTGGACAATCTGATGCTGGAAGGAGACAATATAGTGTCTGCGGCGCGGAGGGCCATCATGCGGCACGACTATTCCGCCGTGCTCACAATCTTCCCCATCCTGCGGCATCTGAAGCAGACCAAGCCCGAGTTCGACCAGGTCCTCCAG GGGACGGCCGCCAGTACGAAGAACAAGCTGCCCACTCTCATCACCTCCATGGAGACCATTGGCGCCAAAGCACTGGAGGAATTTGCAGACAGCATTAAG AATGATCCAGACAAGGAGTATAACATGCCCAAGGATGGGACTGTCCATGAGTTGACGAGCAAT GCTATCTTGTTTCTTCAGCAGCTGCTAGATTTCCAGGAGACGGCCGGTGCCATGCTGGCCTCTCAAG AAACCAGTTCATCTGCCAGCAGTTACAGCTCAGAGTTCAGCCGGAGACTCCTCAGTACCTACATCT GTAAAGTGCTGGGAAATCTGCAGCTGAACCTCCTGAGCAAATCTAAAGTGTATGAAGACTCGGCTCTCAGTGCCATCTTCCTGCACAACAACTACAACTACATCCTGAAGTCACTGGAGAA GTCCGAGCTGATCCAGCTGGTGGCAGTGACGCACAAGAAGGCCGAGACCTCCTACAGAGAGCTGATCGAGCAGCAGATTCAGACTTACCAGCGAAG CTGGTTCAAGGTCACAGAGTACCTGACTGACAGGAATATGCCAGCTTTCCAGCCCGGCACCAAG CTGAAAGATAAGGAACGTCAGATGATTAAAGACAAATTTAAG GGCTTTAACGATGGCCTTGAGGAGCTGTGTAAAATCCAAAAGGTCTGGGCTATCCCTGACAAGGATCAGCGCGATGCTATCCGGCAGGCCCAGAAGAGGATGGTGTCCGAAGCCTACAGAGCTTTCTTGCAAAG GTATGCTAACATCCAATTCACCAAGAACCCAGAGAAATACCACAAATACAGACCCGAACATGTGGAGGAGATGATCGAGAGGCTGTTTGATACATCGGCGTGA